In Halanaerobiaceae bacterium ANBcell28, the DNA window TTATTCATCAAGCGGATATTCCCTATTAGGTGAAATTATAAAAAGGGTTAGTGGTATATCATATCAAGAATACATAAGAAAGAATATACTTGAACCATTGGATATGAAAGATAGTGGATTTGGTATTGATGATATTATAGATGATAAAGAAGCGATAGAAAAGCGCCTTGAAAGGGTATGTTTTAACTGGAACTTTACTGAAGAAGAACTTGATAAGTGGATTGAAAGAGAACGTAATAGACCAGATTGGGCATCACCACCTGCAGGTGGAGGACTTTTTTCTACACTGGAAGACTTACAAAAGTTTGGTCAGATGCTCCTGAATAAGGGAACTTTCAATGGCAAACAGCTAGTATCCAGAAAAGGTGTTGAAGCACTAACAAGAAATCATCTAAAAGATGTGAAAGACTATTGTTGGGGTACAGAAGGTGCCGAAAAAGAGTATGGACTTGGTTTTAGGGTACATTCCAACTTCCTCTTATTAAGTCCGGGAACATTCTCCCATGAAGGAGCAGGACTCTGTGCCTTATATATGGATCCGGTAGAAGATTTATTGGCAGCATATTTCTGTCCATTAACAGGAGATGAATGGGTAGAAGAAGCAGTAAATAATACTCTTAATATTATCTGGTCAGGTTTGATTTAGGTTAGCTAAGAACTCACTTTATAAATAAATAGACCTCTTCTTTTAAATAGAAGGGGTCTAATTAACTTTAAAATTTAAAGGAGAGAAGTATGTTAAAAATTATTAAAGGTGTTGCTTTTGTTACATACAAAGAATGGGCAGCATATCGAAGTCATATGCTAGTTTCATTAATATTAGGACCTTTATACTTTCTGGTACAGTATTATATCTGGACTTCTTTGTATAATAATCAAGATTTAATTAATGGTTTTACCTTAAGTCAAATGCTTACATATTATGGAATAACTACTCTAATACACTATTGTATTATGGATTTTGCAGACTGGAATTTACAAATGCTGATACGAACTGGTCGATTTATTACTTTTATTTTACGACCTGTATCCCATCGTTTATTTGCCTTAAGTCAAAAAATTGGGCATAGAATATTAGGTTTCCACTTAGAGTTTATACCTGTTTATATGATATTCTTTTTCTTTTTTGATATAAATTTGATTCCAGCAAATATTTTCTGGTTTGCTGCATCTATTATTCTTGGTTTTATGATGCAGTTTTTATTGAATTATTGTATTGGTATGACAGCTTTCTGGCTAACCAGGGCTGATGGTGTTCGTAGTATATATTCAATATTCAGCCAGTTATCTGCCGGTGTTTTAATTCCTCTTACCTTTTTCCCGGAGGTATTTCAAAGAATACTATTTTTCTTACCTTTCCAATTCATCTCGTATGTACCTGTAAACGTGTTCCTTGGGGAGTATAAATTAAGTGGTATAGAATTGGAAATACCTCAGATTGTTGGGATACAATTCTTATATGTAATTATTATCTTTCTTTTTTCTGAGTTAATCTGGCGTAGGGCTATTATCAAATATACAGGGGTTGGTGTATGATGCGAACAATTAAGATTTTTTGGACTGGAATAAAGATAGCCCTTTCTTCAAGAATTACATATCGAGGGGATTTTTTATTAAGGTTTTTCATGATGTTAATTGGAGATCTCCTGCTACCTATGATTACCTTATTAATCTATCGTACAGGAGCTGCTTTTCCCGGATGGAGCTTACATGAAGCCCTTTTAATACAGGCTATTTTTATGTTTGTTAAGGGCATTACATTTCCCTTCTTTTTTGGAATGGTAGGTAATATCTTAGGTCAGGTTAGAGAAGGAACACTGGACTTGTTACTAATCAAGCCCTGTTCGCTAATGTTCTTAACTATCGTATTAAGCTTTAATATGGAGTACTTGGGGAGCTTTTTTGGAGGCTTGATTATGATAATTTATTTGTCATTTTATCTAGAGCTTTCTATATCTATTTCTGTTTTATTTAATTTTTTTCTAATTTTTCTATTTGCAATGATTGTTTTACTATCCTTTACTCTTATCATGTCAGGAAGCTTATTTAAATGGGTAGGAAA includes these proteins:
- a CDS encoding serine hydrolase domain-containing protein, giving the protein MNNLKIHEKPTEYTAEDVGYIGEKISILDEHFKKIVAEKRIQGASYIISRYGKVFAHKSMGKLRSEEDDDRDLLPDSIRRIASITKIFTAVAIMQLVERGKMRIHQPVMDFLDEFKKPPFDKITIFNFLTHTSGICPDPGAYFEPYPANWGWYDNEAWITEILRGHTRINTGEWSYSSSGYSLLGEIIKRVSGISYQEYIRKNILEPLDMKDSGFGIDDIIDDKEAIEKRLERVCFNWNFTEEELDKWIERERNRPDWASPPAGGGLFSTLEDLQKFGQMLLNKGTFNGKQLVSRKGVEALTRNHLKDVKDYCWGTEGAEKEYGLGFRVHSNFLLLSPGTFSHEGAGLCALYMDPVEDLLAAYFCPLTGDEWVEEAVNNTLNIIWSGLI
- a CDS encoding ABC-2 family transporter protein, which gives rise to MRTIKIFWTGIKIALSSRITYRGDFLLRFFMMLIGDLLLPMITLLIYRTGAAFPGWSLHEALLIQAIFMFVKGITFPFFFGMVGNILGQVREGTLDLLLIKPCSLMFLTIVLSFNMEYLGSFFGGLIMIIYLSFYLELSISISVLFNFFLIFLFAMIVLLSFTLIMSGSLFKWVGNSRVYEIFDALSTFCLYPKTIYSNSFQNIISYLIPIAMIAYYPTTALLDRVSIVVLYSALSSLIFFAISILFWNMMLKKYSSAGG
- a CDS encoding ABC-2 family transporter protein, which encodes MLKIIKGVAFVTYKEWAAYRSHMLVSLILGPLYFLVQYYIWTSLYNNQDLINGFTLSQMLTYYGITTLIHYCIMDFADWNLQMLIRTGRFITFILRPVSHRLFALSQKIGHRILGFHLEFIPVYMIFFFFFDINLIPANIFWFAASIILGFMMQFLLNYCIGMTAFWLTRADGVRSIYSIFSQLSAGVLIPLTFFPEVFQRILFFLPFQFISYVPVNVFLGEYKLSGIELEIPQIVGIQFLYVIIIFLFSELIWRRAIIKYTGVGV